The following are encoded in a window of Mycolicibacterium tusciae JS617 genomic DNA:
- a CDS encoding siderophore-interacting protein: MTAPVTGSVVESAPLGRHLQRLVIYAPELDRLHLPWFGDAALGIYFASPGNSAPTARTYTVRDHDPSASRITVDVVLHGDAAGTRWATNATPGERVELAHAKSWFRPPRHADRHVLAADLAGLPAIARLIEQRGHGDTTAIVEVRHEDDLDYLPKQRTVKLIASIGTGNGVTDSVLPQLVAQHCSAVGLGYCWFAGEASEARTVRKFLRHEQGWTTEQTDVVGYWRRDADRWSDRFAPHGPRMYSIYEKAVAEGKSEKVALEEFDEALERLGL; this comes from the coding sequence TTGACCGCCCCTGTCACGGGCTCGGTGGTCGAATCGGCGCCACTGGGCCGGCATCTGCAACGACTGGTCATCTATGCGCCCGAGCTGGATCGTCTGCATTTGCCGTGGTTCGGAGACGCAGCCCTCGGAATCTATTTTGCCTCGCCTGGAAATTCCGCGCCCACGGCACGGACCTACACTGTGCGCGACCACGATCCGTCGGCATCCCGAATCACCGTGGATGTCGTCCTACATGGCGACGCGGCAGGGACACGATGGGCGACCAACGCTACGCCGGGCGAGCGTGTCGAGCTCGCCCACGCCAAGTCCTGGTTTCGTCCCCCGCGCCATGCCGATCGCCACGTCCTCGCTGCCGATCTCGCTGGTCTGCCGGCGATCGCGCGGCTGATCGAACAACGTGGGCACGGTGATACCACCGCGATCGTGGAAGTGCGCCACGAAGACGATCTCGATTACCTGCCGAAGCAGCGCACCGTAAAGCTCATCGCTTCGATCGGAACCGGAAACGGTGTGACCGACAGCGTTTTGCCGCAATTGGTCGCGCAGCACTGCTCAGCCGTCGGCCTTGGATATTGCTGGTTCGCCGGTGAAGCCTCCGAGGCGCGCACGGTCCGCAAGTTCCTGCGCCACGAGCAGGGTTGGACGACGGAACAAACCGATGTCGTCGGTTATTGGCGACGTGACGCCGACCGGTGGTCCGATCGCTTCGCACCCCACGGCCCACGGATGTACTCGATCTACGAGAAGGCCGTCGCGGAAGGCAAGAGCGAGAAGGTCGCACTCGAGGAGTTCGACGAGGCGCTGGAACGTCTGGGACTGTAA
- a CDS encoding energy-coupling factor ABC transporter ATP-binding protein encodes MTAIRIERLRHVYPDGHVALDGVDLEVAAGERVAVLGPNGAGKTTLMLHLNGVLTATTGSVQISGIPLERKSLHDIRRRVGLVFQDPDDQLFMPTVAQDIAFGPANFGLRGEELAARVASALAVVSLSEDAERSPTHLSAGQRRRAALATVLACQPDILVLDEPSANLDPVARRELAETLAELDATMLIVTHDLPYAAQLCDRAVIMDGGVIVADGAIADILSDPELLAAHRLELPWGFSVRER; translated from the coding sequence ATGACCGCGATCCGCATCGAGCGACTGCGGCACGTGTACCCGGACGGACACGTGGCGCTCGACGGCGTCGACCTCGAGGTGGCAGCGGGCGAGCGGGTGGCAGTACTGGGACCCAACGGGGCTGGCAAGACAACCTTGATGCTGCATCTCAACGGCGTCCTCACGGCGACCACCGGGTCGGTACAGATCAGCGGAATTCCGCTCGAGCGTAAGAGTCTTCACGACATCCGCAGGCGCGTCGGGCTGGTGTTCCAGGACCCCGACGATCAGCTGTTCATGCCCACGGTCGCTCAGGACATCGCATTCGGACCGGCGAACTTCGGGCTGCGCGGCGAAGAGCTCGCCGCCAGGGTGGCCAGCGCACTAGCGGTTGTGTCGCTGTCCGAGGACGCGGAACGCAGTCCCACGCACCTGTCCGCGGGTCAACGGCGAAGAGCCGCACTGGCCACCGTGCTGGCCTGCCAGCCCGACATCCTGGTGCTCGACGAGCCGTCGGCAAACTTGGACCCGGTCGCTCGACGCGAACTGGCCGAAACGCTGGCGGAACTGGACGCGACCATGTTGATCGTCACCCATGACCTGCCGTACGCGGCGCAGCTGTGCGACCGGGCGGTGATCATGGACGGCGGTGTCATCGTCGCCGACGGAGCGATCGCCGACATTCTTTCGGACCCAGAATTACTTGCGGCACATCGCCTCGAACTGCCGTGGGGTTTTTCCGTTCGGGAGCGGTGA
- the cbiQ gene encoding cobalt ECF transporter T component CbiQ: MGAGAHPLYRHDESAVHRTPAEVKIVCLLVFVLAVVATPREMFWPFAIYGAIIVATWRLARIPLRWVLPRMLIEAPFLVLAVLLPFAEGGHRIEVAGLQLSVTGLWAAWGIVIKGTLGVAAALTLAATTSATELPAALSRLAVPAVVTSVLVLMIRYIDLLAAEVSRMRMARIARGDSPRALHQARAIATGVGALFLRSYERGERVYAAMLSRGFDGKAPDLAVIGAPPKAAAAQWVVAMLPAAAAVAVSVAAWVTL; the protein is encoded by the coding sequence ATGGGCGCGGGCGCGCATCCGCTTTACCGCCACGACGAGTCGGCCGTGCACCGGACACCCGCCGAGGTCAAGATCGTCTGTCTCCTGGTGTTCGTCCTCGCGGTGGTCGCGACCCCGCGAGAGATGTTCTGGCCGTTCGCGATCTACGGCGCGATCATCGTTGCGACATGGCGGCTCGCACGGATACCCCTGCGGTGGGTGTTGCCGCGCATGTTGATCGAGGCACCCTTCCTGGTACTTGCCGTCCTGTTGCCGTTCGCCGAGGGCGGCCACCGCATCGAGGTTGCGGGACTGCAGCTTTCAGTGACGGGGCTGTGGGCGGCATGGGGCATCGTCATCAAGGGCACGCTCGGTGTCGCGGCCGCGTTGACACTCGCAGCCACCACATCCGCGACCGAGCTTCCCGCGGCTCTGAGTCGGTTGGCTGTCCCCGCGGTGGTGACATCGGTACTCGTGTTGATGATCCGCTACATCGACCTGCTGGCGGCCGAGGTGAGCCGCATGCGAATGGCCCGGATCGCCCGGGGTGACTCGCCGCGGGCACTGCATCAGGCCCGCGCGATCGCGACCGGCGTCGGTGCGTTGTTCCTGCGCTCCTACGAGCGCGGCGAACGGGTGTATGCGGCGATGCTGTCGCGCGGATTCGACGGCAAAGCACCGGATCTCGCGGTGATCGGCGCCCCACCGAAGGCCGCCGCAGCCCAGTGGGTGGTGGCGATGCTGCCGGCCGCCGCAGCAGTCGCTGTGTCGGTGGCGGCGTGGGTGACGCTATGA
- a CDS encoding PDGLE domain-containing protein: MKRWTFWIAFAAATVLIAGVVSYFASSSPDGLDSATLQGCQVTETADGEQLTGDCIAQHASEHAMSTSPLADYAIGGQDGTGGFAGILGVLVTVVVAGSAFWLIARSRRSADDKQT, encoded by the coding sequence ATGAAGCGGTGGACGTTCTGGATTGCGTTCGCGGCCGCAACGGTGCTGATCGCCGGCGTCGTCTCCTACTTCGCCAGCTCCAGCCCCGACGGGCTGGACTCCGCGACGCTGCAGGGTTGCCAGGTCACCGAAACAGCCGACGGTGAACAGCTCACCGGCGACTGCATCGCACAACACGCCTCCGAGCACGCCATGTCCACGTCGCCGCTGGCCGACTACGCGATCGGCGGGCAGGACGGCACCGGCGGCTTCGCGGGCATCCTCGGCGTCCTTGTCACCGTGGTCGTGGCGGGTTCGGCGTTTTGGCTGATTGCGAGAAGCCGGCGGTCCGCGGACGACAAGCAGACCTGA
- a CDS encoding energy-coupling factor ABC transporter permease → MHMSDGIVNAQTSVIFGAIAVAAVGLCAVKARSELDERTVPLAGLVAAFIFAVQMVNFPILPGVSGHLLGGALAAILVGPYTGALCIAIVLIVQSLLFADGGITALGTNITNMAVVGVAAGYAAAVALYAIARRRTPDLPVPALGVISFIAALIGTVCAAMAFVLEYAIGGAGITSLPTVAGYMFGTHALIGIGEGLITAVTVMAVARSRPDLVYLLRGARAKVPA, encoded by the coding sequence ATGCATATGAGCGACGGCATCGTCAACGCGCAGACGTCGGTGATCTTCGGCGCCATCGCTGTCGCTGCCGTCGGGTTGTGCGCGGTAAAAGCGCGCAGCGAGTTGGACGAACGCACGGTGCCGCTCGCCGGCCTCGTCGCGGCCTTCATCTTCGCCGTGCAGATGGTCAACTTCCCGATATTGCCCGGCGTCAGCGGACACCTGCTCGGCGGCGCGCTCGCGGCGATCCTGGTCGGCCCGTACACGGGTGCGCTGTGCATCGCGATCGTGCTGATCGTGCAGTCGCTGTTGTTCGCCGATGGCGGGATCACCGCGTTGGGCACCAACATCACCAACATGGCCGTCGTCGGCGTCGCTGCGGGATACGCGGCAGCCGTCGCGCTCTACGCGATCGCTCGGCGGCGCACGCCCGATCTGCCGGTGCCCGCGCTCGGCGTCATCTCGTTCATCGCCGCACTGATCGGAACGGTATGTGCGGCAATGGCATTTGTTCTCGAATACGCCATCGGCGGTGCCGGTATCACATCGCTTCCGACGGTGGCGGGCTACATGTTCGGCACGCATGCGCTGATCGGCATCGGGGAGGGATTGATCACTGCCGTCACCGTCATGGCAGTGGCACGTTCGCGACCCGACCTGGTCTATCTGTTGCGTGGCGCACGGGCGAAGGTGCCGGCATGA
- a CDS encoding class I SAM-dependent methyltransferase — MSSTEQAAPTSPDLDRELKAKHRALWASGDYPAVAAELIPALGPELVKASGIRPGDRVLDVAAGSGNAAIPAAEAGAIVTASDLTPELFDAGRRIAAEHGVDLEWVEADAEALPFADNGFDAVISCVGVMFAPHHQAAADELIRVVRPGGTIGLINWTPEGFIGNLFKTMKPYAPPPPPGASPAPLWGSEDHVRELFGDRVTNLTMQRRTVVLDHCTEPAEFREYWKRNYGPTIATYKFNADAPATVEALDADFLEFLTSWNSGDAQRAVWEAEYLLVTATKR, encoded by the coding sequence ATGAGCAGTACCGAACAAGCGGCGCCGACGTCACCTGATCTCGACCGCGAGCTCAAAGCCAAGCACCGCGCGCTGTGGGCGTCGGGCGACTACCCCGCCGTTGCCGCCGAGCTGATCCCCGCGCTCGGACCCGAACTGGTCAAGGCCTCCGGGATACGCCCGGGGGACAGGGTTTTGGATGTCGCGGCCGGCTCGGGCAATGCGGCCATTCCGGCGGCAGAGGCCGGGGCGATCGTCACCGCAAGCGATTTGACGCCCGAACTGTTCGACGCCGGTCGCCGCATTGCGGCAGAACACGGTGTCGACCTGGAATGGGTGGAAGCCGACGCCGAGGCGCTGCCGTTCGCCGACAACGGGTTCGACGCCGTGATCTCCTGCGTCGGGGTGATGTTCGCGCCCCATCATCAGGCGGCCGCCGACGAGTTGATTCGCGTGGTTCGGCCCGGCGGGACGATCGGGCTGATCAACTGGACGCCCGAAGGGTTCATCGGCAACCTGTTCAAGACGATGAAGCCGTACGCCCCGCCGCCTCCTCCCGGTGCCAGCCCGGCGCCGCTGTGGGGTTCGGAGGACCACGTGCGCGAGTTGTTCGGCGATCGGGTCACCAATCTGACGATGCAGCGCCGGACCGTGGTGCTCGACCACTGCACGGAACCCGCCGAGTTTCGCGAATACTGGAAGCGCAATTACGGGCCAACGATCGCTACATACAAGTTCAACGCCGACGCACCCGCGACGGTCGAGGCCCTGGATGCCGACTTCCTCGAGTTCCTGACCAGCTGGAACTCCGGCGATGCGCAGCGCGCGGTATGGGAGGCCGAGTATCTCTTGGTCACCGCCACCAAGCGTTAG
- a CDS encoding BTAD domain-containing putative transcriptional regulator, giving the protein MTVEFRLLGDVEARLDGRRLDIGHARQRCVLAALLVDVNRPVPANQLIDRIWADEPPYRARNALASYVSRLRQVAETDGDVQIARQPGGYVLTADPMTVDLYRFRQLANRARATVDPAAAAHLFDQALELWHGEAFGSLDTPWVNDVRTSLSAEHLAVLLDRNDALLKIGRHGALLVGLAESLRSNPLDERLAGQLMLAQYRNGRQADALDTYRTMRERLVEELGVDPCPSLQAVHRQILDGDPAPPIARPATSARVGTRARGGLPRRATRLIGRDDDVVRVDAALVDGPLVTLTGVGGVGKTRLALEVAERSQDRFEDGAWFCELAPVEDGTAVTHAVAGTLRLQQQQGLGIEATVIDYLRSRESLLVVDNCEHVLDAAARLLDQIVRHCPRVSVLATSREAFGIEGERILQVPPLTVEDAAALFADRARAGRPDFDLDHEPLGAVDEICRRLDGLPLAIELAAARMRVMSSLDLARRLDKLRLLSGGVRGALPRQQSLAATIDWSYRLLAEPEQSLFMLLSVFAGGFDLDAAHGVCGEDGATEDDTLELLTGLVDKSMVTVRSGTDRTRYGVLETLRAYGRDRLRDNDIDDRCGVRHAVYFTELVERAAAGMHGADERAWVERMLPDYDNLRATFERAMADRDIDLALRLVTSLSELAHLRVGYESAGWAERAIVLAHSDHPLFTAAVGVAARGAWNRGEFSRAQSLAALAQGRVPGRGTGRVAYPADVLADVALYEGDAAAALAHYDGEVERARRDGDPIRLVWTLFYVAICQAALRTPEDGVSAAEESMAVAEATQNPTAQSMARYALGLVLKKSEPDRALTLFDEAAALAASVQNFWWHGIALMEGAATRAVHSDPAIAARALVEVLDHWDRVGDWSQQWLNLRYVTRFLLRVEAAEDAAALHGALLAAGRSSPLGSADFFTKESSGALSGAAAVARARTALLRYG; this is encoded by the coding sequence GTGACGGTGGAGTTCCGGCTACTCGGCGACGTCGAGGCCCGCCTCGACGGGCGGCGGCTCGACATCGGCCATGCCCGTCAGAGGTGCGTTCTGGCGGCGCTGCTGGTCGATGTCAACCGCCCCGTTCCGGCGAACCAGCTGATCGACCGGATCTGGGCGGACGAACCGCCCTACCGCGCCCGTAACGCCTTGGCCTCCTATGTATCCCGACTTCGTCAGGTGGCGGAAACCGACGGTGATGTTCAGATCGCCCGCCAGCCGGGGGGATACGTTCTGACGGCGGACCCAATGACGGTCGACTTATACCGTTTCAGGCAATTGGCGAACCGGGCCCGCGCGACCGTCGACCCTGCCGCCGCCGCGCACCTGTTCGATCAAGCGCTGGAACTCTGGCACGGCGAGGCGTTCGGATCGCTCGACACTCCATGGGTCAACGACGTGCGTACATCACTTTCTGCAGAGCATCTGGCGGTCCTCCTGGACCGAAACGACGCACTCCTGAAGATCGGGCGACACGGGGCGCTGCTTGTCGGTCTCGCCGAATCACTGCGATCGAACCCGCTGGATGAACGCCTGGCCGGCCAGCTGATGCTGGCCCAGTACCGCAATGGTCGCCAGGCCGATGCTTTGGATACCTACCGCACCATGCGCGAGCGGCTTGTCGAAGAACTCGGTGTCGATCCGTGCCCGTCGCTTCAAGCGGTGCACCGGCAGATTCTCGACGGTGACCCGGCCCCTCCCATCGCGCGACCCGCTACGTCGGCGCGCGTCGGCACCCGCGCCCGCGGAGGTCTGCCCCGGCGCGCAACCCGACTCATCGGCAGGGACGACGACGTGGTTCGTGTCGATGCTGCCCTTGTCGACGGCCCGCTGGTCACGCTCACCGGTGTGGGTGGTGTCGGCAAGACCCGGCTCGCTCTCGAGGTGGCCGAACGCAGCCAGGACCGATTCGAGGACGGCGCGTGGTTCTGCGAACTGGCGCCCGTCGAAGACGGCACTGCGGTGACTCATGCCGTTGCGGGCACGCTGCGGTTGCAGCAACAACAGGGCCTCGGTATCGAGGCCACGGTGATCGACTATCTGCGGTCGCGCGAGTCGCTGTTGGTGGTGGACAACTGCGAGCACGTCCTGGACGCCGCAGCGCGCTTGCTCGACCAGATCGTTCGGCACTGCCCGCGGGTATCGGTGTTGGCCACGAGCAGGGAAGCGTTCGGGATTGAGGGGGAGCGGATTCTGCAAGTCCCTCCGCTGACCGTCGAGGATGCCGCCGCGTTGTTCGCCGATCGGGCCAGGGCCGGCAGGCCGGACTTCGACCTCGATCACGAGCCGCTGGGTGCGGTGGATGAGATCTGCCGGCGGCTCGACGGCCTGCCACTCGCGATCGAGCTTGCCGCCGCCCGGATGCGAGTGATGAGCAGCCTCGACCTAGCCCGTCGGCTGGACAAGTTGCGCTTGCTCAGCGGTGGGGTCCGCGGTGCGCTGCCGAGACAGCAGAGCCTCGCTGCGACGATCGACTGGTCCTACCGGCTGCTCGCTGAACCCGAGCAGTCACTGTTCATGCTGCTGTCTGTCTTTGCAGGCGGGTTCGATCTCGATGCGGCACACGGCGTGTGCGGCGAGGACGGGGCAACCGAGGACGACACCCTCGAATTGCTCACCGGCCTCGTCGACAAATCGATGGTGACTGTGCGCAGTGGCACCGACCGGACCCGCTACGGCGTCCTGGAGACGCTACGCGCGTATGGCCGTGATCGTCTGCGGGACAACGACATCGACGATCGTTGCGGCGTTCGGCATGCGGTTTACTTCACCGAGTTGGTCGAACGCGCAGCCGCTGGGATGCACGGCGCGGACGAACGGGCCTGGGTTGAGCGGATGCTGCCCGATTACGACAACCTCCGCGCCACATTCGAGCGCGCGATGGCCGACCGCGATATCGACCTTGCTCTTCGACTGGTCACGTCGCTGTCCGAGCTCGCGCACCTGCGCGTCGGTTACGAGTCCGCCGGATGGGCGGAACGGGCGATCGTCCTCGCGCACTCTGACCACCCACTGTTTACCGCAGCTGTCGGCGTGGCCGCACGGGGCGCGTGGAACCGCGGCGAGTTTTCGCGCGCACAGTCACTGGCAGCCCTTGCGCAGGGACGTGTGCCAGGCCGGGGGACGGGACGTGTCGCGTACCCGGCCGACGTCCTCGCTGATGTGGCGCTTTATGAGGGCGACGCGGCGGCCGCCCTCGCGCACTACGACGGCGAGGTAGAGCGCGCGCGCCGGGATGGCGACCCGATCCGGTTGGTGTGGACCTTGTTCTACGTCGCGATCTGCCAGGCCGCGCTGCGCACTCCTGAAGACGGCGTGTCCGCTGCAGAGGAGTCGATGGCGGTTGCTGAGGCGACCCAGAATCCGACGGCGCAATCCATGGCGCGCTACGCGCTGGGCTTGGTACTCAAGAAGTCCGAGCCGGATCGCGCGCTCACACTGTTCGATGAGGCGGCGGCGTTGGCCGCGTCGGTGCAGAACTTCTGGTGGCACGGGATCGCGCTGATGGAAGGTGCGGCCACCCGAGCGGTACACAGTGACCCCGCGATCGCGGCGCGTGCCCTCGTCGAGGTGCTCGACCACTGGGACCGGGTAGGCGACTGGAGCCAGCAGTGGCTGAACTTGCGCTACGTGACCCGGTTTCTCCTCCGTGTCGAAGCCGCAGAGGACGCTGCGGCGCTTCACGGTGCGTTGCTCGCAGCCGGTCGGTCGTCGCCACTGGGGTCCGCGGACTTTTTCACCAAAGAATCGTCGGGGGCGTTGAGTGGAGCCGCGGCCGTCGCACGGGCGCGTACGGCATTGCTCAGGTACGGCTGA